The sequence GCCCTGCCTTCTTTGGGCCGAGGAGAAGGCGGAGGCCCAGCGCGCCCAGGAGGGGAAGAGCGGGTGGCGGGGTGGAGGCTTAGGTTTGGGAGAGGCATCTCGGCCGTTGCCAGCCTCAGGGGGGAGGACGGAGCCTGCCCCTCACCTTTCCTGTAgggaccccccccagcagcagcccttgcccgctgccgagcggcctgccagcctcagcaggagtggaggccggccagccggctccttcttagccccagagccggtttcccacagcatgaggggtgaagcggccgtcCGTCCTTTCCGGAGCTGGCAGGCCGCTCGGCAGCGggcagagggaagtggctgggagcccctgcctgctttcgggatggggaaggctcttgtgtatatgtgcgtgcccttctccttctcctacaCTTAGCCTCATTGAACTCCTTTCGGCTTGTCGACCCAgtgccaaggcagcttccatgcaATGACGGCGGCAGCTCGAGTCTTCTTGAGGCACCTGCTGGCAGCCGCTTCGTCCTCCTGTGTCTGCAGTCCCCGGctgactgagaaagggcgggaaggcggccagccacagcccaacgtatgcgtgtgtcaatcacacatgcgtggctgagggggccgctgaaaagccggagatccacctttttaaatgaagtatagccggaggccggagacggcccctttacccctgagactccggcaggaaaccggagacctggcaaccctaatcttgaTCCTCCAGGTGGGGAGTGCTGGGCTGTCCCACATCCTTGATCTGGTCAGACTTCTGGGAAGTCACGTTTGCCACACCAGGCTCCCTGGCAATGATCTGGCTGCCTGGCCTTGAGAATTCAGCTGCTTCTGAGTTGCCACCCCCAACTGCAGGACTCTTTGCCTCAGGGGCTCCTTCTCCCATTGAAGCGTGGGACTGTGGGGGTGGGCGGTCTGTATCTGTCCCCATCATAGCTGCTGCACTGGAGCCTGCATCCATCCTCAGATTGCCAACTGTGTGGAGGTCAGGAttccctgcctcttcttcctccttcttctcctccggGACACTTTTCCCTGATGGGCCAATCACGCCTGAGATTGTTACACGTTTGGAAGGCTTGACAGCCACCTGCTGTGGAAGagcaaagagagagaagagagtggGGAAAAAGAGATGGGCGGCTATAGGAGAGGCAGGAGAAAACTTGGTGGGGGggacagcattaaaaaaatggagcagaggttctcaaacattCCACCCCCAGGGCCCACTTGAGGTGACTGAAAATTACTGaagcccaccagtcacaaaatggtggtgcaggggCAGAACCAGTCAGAGACTTGTGGCAGATGAAGTTTGgtataatcagctggcaattactgataTCATTTTCTATTGATCTCTAAACCATCTTGaaaaattgctaaattctttgccacagtgttttccttgtggtagggagttccatagctctgCTTTCCTAAGTACAGGTATTTGCTCGAGCTACTGTGACAGCCTCCCTGTTTCACTCAGAATTTGCAGTTCAGTGGCTTTAAagggctttttcttttatatttttaatattttctccatgccatcccatccccccatgcctctcaaagtattttttcccatctcctgtaatttcttcttccACTTAACATGTACCTtatccacacacacccaactgccagtttctttcatccctcctgcCTGTTCATGTTCCACTCATGTCTTTTTCCTTCTGCGGAGAGAGGCCTTTTTTCCCTTCTGTTCCCCACAACTTCTCTGTCTCCCAGCTACCTTTACATTTCTGGCAttggtccaaccaaaaggctatgTGGCATGTCTAGGGTGCAGGGCAGGCAAGTGAAGAGGCACTAGTCAGGCTGTGGCACTGAagcccacctgaaagtggcccTAGGCCCACTGGTGGGTCGAGGCCCGCTATTTGAGAAATACTGCACTAGAGCATAAGATGAGGTAAGCCTCAACTTGGTGCTTTAAAAGTAGTAATTTGTTTTGTGGTGATGACTGCCCAATCCTTTTTGACCAAAGGTCTTCTTCAGGAGCAAAGGGTTTTAATGTGTCTTATTCTAGTACACTTGCTAAATGTTTGAAAGTATATTCTTGAGGGTGTTGTGTTCAAGGGTGTACAAGAATAAGACACAGAAAGACCCTTTGCCCCTAAGAAAGAGCATTGGTCAGAATGGATTGGGCAATCTTCACAACATAAATTAGTCCTTCCTTCCCTTTTGAGCACCCCTATGAGactgcctctcccttctgataGGGCTGTCCAAAATTCAAGCACAAGGTCTTAATTTGTATTATGCAGTGACAATCCTTGACACCACTGGGCAGGGTTTAAATTTGGAAAGAAAGGGTAAAGAAATCCTAGGACTCAAACCTGCCCTTTGACCCACAAATCATGCTGGCTAATGAATCCCAAACTGGTGAGGTTAGTGGCAAAAAGGATtccacatatgctcagaggctctcTTATCTTATTTCTTCACATATACCCTAGCTGAGGCTTGGAACTGAATTCTTTCTCAAACCTTGCTGGGGTTTGTGTATTTGCATGTTGTTAGGTGTAAGAATAGGTGTACATTTGCATGAACAGATATGTGTCTATAAACGGAGTAATAAACTGAGTAAGGAATTGGAATGTGGTTTTGGGAGGGGGCCTGAAAAGCATCACCTTAGGGCAAGTCTCCATTGGAGCTACCATGGTGCAGAAATGCAGAAAGAAACTTCTAGAAGAAAGAAGGCATCCTTGAGGCATGGAAGAATTCTGCACTATGAGCTGGTTCATATATGAACCATCAAGTAAAGGATTGCACATGTGTAGGGGCTATCATAGATCAAACACCAATGACAGAATGTCTACATTGCCCACTGTCATCTCAAACACACATTCTGATGTCATCCATCAAGCACTGATGTCACAtcaacataatacatttaaagcactcttgtaacactttaatggagaatcctgggaactgtagtttgttacaggtgaTGGCAATTGTAGATATAGATAATTATTTAagggtaatgggaattgtaggtctgtgaggtcagttcccttaaactactgttcccatttatttatttcatttgtatattgccccatagctgaagctctctgggcggtttacaacaattaaaaacattaaaaacaaatacaaatttaaaaacacattttttaaaaaagcaatttaaaaacacatgctaaaatgtaagTTCTTTGATGGAAGCCAAGACATTTCAAGATCTAATAATCAAGTAATTattagggcagtctagggattctgctcgtgtaccgtccaccccgctgcacgacggactccctggccgaggtgctggaggtggtctcggctgtgtgtgtacagtccccaaacctgctggtattgggggacttcaatgtacattcagaggccatccttactggggcgcctcgggacttcatggaaaccatggcttcctgggagctgcaccttattacaatggggcccacccatgtagccggtcatgcactcaaccttgtgtttgtttcgggagaggaggggagtgatctgaaaattgggggtacatccatcacccccttgtcatggtcagaccactacttggtgaggatggacttttcggtgccacaaaccctccgtgggggtggaggacctattaagatggtccgccccaggcgtctgatggatcctgatggattcctgaatgcgcttggggactctctggagcatgcacacagccactcggctgagaccctggtggaggggtggaatgccgcaatcgccggggcattagactgggtggctccgaaacgccctctccccctgaatagagctcagatggcaccgtggttcaccccacggttgcgaattct is a genomic window of Rhineura floridana isolate rRhiFlo1 chromosome 1, rRhiFlo1.hap2, whole genome shotgun sequence containing:
- the LOC133383745 gene encoding uncharacterized protein LOC133383745, translated to MVVGLITSRPQSGALGTDKESKDLAKQIQPSSAAGKQEPPRSQMSKNKLKKALSSARQRSSLTFVTIYSVLSSSMQKLKLSKSREDSKQVAVKPSKRVTISGVIGPSGKSVPEEKKEEEEAGNPDLHTVGNLRMDAGSSAAAMMGTDTDRPPPQSHASMGEGAPEAKSPAVGGGNSEAAEFSRPGSQIIAREPGVANVTSQKSDQIKDVGQPSTPHLEDQD